GACCTCGATGGCGATCTGGTAGTTGCGGTGTTCCATCTGCTCCCGCGCGCGATCGCGGTCGCGGTTAGCGGTGTCGATCTGGGCGAGGAGGTCGTCGACGATGTCGTTGGCGCGCTTGAGGACGCCGTATGCGAGGGCCGGGAGGCCGGAGGAGTACTTCTGGGAGGTCGGGAGCGGTGCGGCGGGGGCCGAGGAAGGGGAGGCCTTGGCGGAGATCCTCTCGAAGCCGGAGGAGAGCAtggaggaggcggtggcggccTCGGCCTGGAGCGCGGCGAGGGAGCGTGCGGAGGCGGCGGACTCCGCCTGGACCGCGGCGAGCGACCgcgcggaggcagcggcctcggcCTGGAACGCGGCGAGGGACCGCGCGGAGGCCGCGGCCTCGGCGGTGAGGTCGTCGCGCTTGCGGAGCACGTCCTGCGCGAAGGCCTTGAAGCGGGCGACGCGGGACTCGGCCTCCGCTAGGGAGGCCTCGGCcgcgcggcggaggcggcgctccTCCTCGAGCTCCGCGGCCAGGTCCagcagccgccgctgctgctgctgcgcctggGCATCGGACTGTGGCAGGGGTTGTTGGGCTTGCGGTAGGGTTTTGTGGGAGGATCCGGAAGAGGTGGAGTAGGGTGGGAGGGGGTCCTCGTCGACGTCGGAGAGGACggcggcgtcgtcgtcgtcggccatggcgtcgGAATCGGCCGGCTTTGGGCCTTGGCGGTGGTGATGGGGTGGGTGTCCCTCTGTCGTCGCGTGGACGGGAGGGTGTCCTCCTTGACGAGCGGCGTCGCAGGGTCGGTGTATTGTATTGGGCGCGAGACGGGCACGGCAGTGTGGGAACGTGACCGGGCCCGGCTGACCTGATTAGTTGCCCCGCTTCGCTTCggatttagggcatgtttggtttatAAGATGACTAAAAACCAGTGACATATAAGTCATATAAGTCATACTTATttagttgtagataacttataagCTTATTAAAGATGTGGGCCCTATGCAGAAAaaggtgacttataagttttaagtaggGCTGAGCTAACTTAAAACTTATAAACAGGATGACTTATAAGTTGATGATATTTAGCAAAATAAGTCACTTATTTTACTTTtcaacttataagtaggtgattTATTTGGAATCAAACGTACccttattttatttatttctccACGCACAAGACGAACTGCTCCGTCTCCGTTGGGCTGTTTGGACTAGTGGCACGGCGGCGAGTTGGCCGGACCCGATGCGTGCTGCTCCTTTCACTTTCTATGGACGGGTCGGTGAGGTCGCCGGCGACGGGGAAGAAAGGAGAAGCTGAAAGAAAGAATGGCAAGATAAACTAGAAATCTTCATCCcacgtttttttttctttggaagtACAACGGAATATTCGTCTTGCATTTTCTTTCTGGGGAAGTATAGAACGGAATATTCgtcttgtatatatataataactcCGATACTTCAGGAACTCTGCAATAGTGCCGATACGCATCAGCAACGTCACAAACAAATTTCTTTTCGTCCGCGACGCATGTCACAAGGATGAGCCGATGCCGATCGATGCTCATTGCTCAACGAAACTGGTGTTGTATGAACTTGCAAATTGCAACTTTATAAAGAAAATTTTGTACCAGTTGATTTAAGTTACACTTGCATTGGTAACCAACTGCAATCttcacacacacgcgcgcgcgcgcgcgtataCCAGACCGGCAGACGGAGGCGGGACAATCTAGGTAGGCGGAGGCGGGACAATGGGGAATTACACTTTTCAGTTACACAAATCAGTCAGTCACAACATATAAGCGTCTACCAGCACTCGCGCCAAgttgtctttttttcttttttagcgACCATCTGAATTCTCAAGGCTGTATCTCTTGCCTCTGAATCCTCAGAGCTCCCAATTGTCTCTGGATTTTGTTAGTTCTGCGTCAGATAAATGTGCCACAGCATCATCGGAGATGTCATGACGACTGGTTACGAGTGGTTTTTGCCGTGTCTGGTAAAGAAGACATGACTCAACGCTTCTTGAGCAGTCAGCCTTGCCGAGGGCTCATAGGCTAGGAGGCGCTTCAGAAGGTCAATCAAGTCCCCAGCAGAGTGATCCACATGATGCATCACCAGGTTCTGGATCAGAAACAAGTGAGCACTGTTAGAACGACAGATAAACAAATCCAAAAGATAGTAATACCAAGCCAAGGAAGGGACATTGAGTGCCATTGTTTGTAATAGCAAGGTGGGAAAGAAAATGAAAACCCAGGAGGAAGAATCAATCAGCCAAGCATCAGGAACCTTGTCACATTTACCTGAAGGCGAGGCAGTTTGAGAACAGCTCTAACGCTCTCTTTTGTTGTTGCTCCTTCTGGCCAGTTCAATCTTCCTCTTCTGACGTACTTCTCTGCATGCTGGCTGAGTTTACAGAAGGCAAACGACTAGAATTAGTCTCAAAAAGGCAGCATTAGGTACAAAAATGCAAACAGGTAACAAAAGCCCTACTCAGCTCTTTCCAGCATCTGCCGTGGAAGAGGGCCTAGAACTCTCTCCATCATTGCAAGGTGTTCCAAGTTCTCATGAGTCTGGAACAGTGTCTCACCCTTTAAAATGAGGCAAATGATTTAATCAGACATGCACTTTTTCGATATCAACAACCAAAATTAGAGAAATACATACCGAGCAAAGCTCAACAAGTATACAACCAACACTCCAGATATCACAAGGATAGCTCCATCCATGCCCTTACAACAGTGACACAAATATTAAGCAACTGGGCTCCACaagtaataaaaataaaaaaaggacGTGTGCAATTAGGCAGCAACTACAGTCAAGTTCATACCCAAAATAACTTCAGGGGCTCGATAGTGTCTGGTAGATACAATGTAACTGCGATCCTGGTGATGGTATGCTGCGCTTCCAAAGTCAATCAACTTAATGGCATTTGATTTTGGCAGTTTCCTTGAGAATGATCCACCCTAGATTGAAAATTTGTAGTTAAGATGACTAGTGAAGCAGACAGCAGTTCaagaaaaattacagtagacaagAGATTAAACTGAAGAGAGTGTTATGGGCTGGGCCTTAGCAGAGACAGCCATAAAGGTCCGAGCACACAAGCAGCAAATGCATGCAATTGATCAGATCAAGCTAGTTGGTTTATTAGTTTGCTTCTTAGCTAAGCAAGAGATAGACAGTGGATTGTCAGTCAGATGAGATCAAGATTGTTAGCATCATTTGTTAGGGTTAGCTCTATAAAAGAAGAGATGGCACATCACATTGAATAAAGTAAACAAGTTACACTTAATCATGTAGCGTAAAAGTACCTTGGGATCAGGTAACTTGACATAATCTGAAGAAACAAGGAGGATGTTCTCTGGTTTCAGATCAGTATGAATTAGCTGCAGACGATGCATGACTGCATGGAAGTAAAGGCAAATATCAGGATACACCAGAAAAAAAATGTGAAACCAAGTTCCGAGTACTGGCATAAAAGATGATGATTCAAAAAGGCAAAGAAAACAACATCAAATTAGCACACAAGTATTTGAAAAATATAGAATTAATTTTCTAAATAAAGGAAGGAAAAATATGAAAAAGCACTATCCATTGTATTTCAAATGTGTTACAAAATTTTTGAAGTCGAAATACTCAGTTGAAGTCAAAGAAGAGCAATACATCagataagaaaaacaaaaaaataaataacaatcttaaataaaagaaaaaataacatATTCAAAGTTTGCAGGGTACTGTCTCTACACACATGCAACAGATTCCAAAAGTTGCTCTCCGATCTGGCGAACTAGATCAATTGGAAACGGGCGGAAGCCAGTTTTCTGCAGAAAATCATATAAGCTTGGGCCAAGCTTCTCGCAGACCTGTTCATTCATCGAAATTTATTGATTGATTTGACCCCAATGTCTACATGACAGGTTGGGGAAAATTTCTATAAATCAACCATTATACTTACAATACAAATATGGCTACGATAGTCAAACCAGTTCCGTATTTGAACACAACTGCAAAAAGACTCATAAGGATGTAACTTTCCTCCATTACAGCAGCAACATAGTTTTTAAGAAAGGCCACAATTTAATGCACAGAACTTATCTCTTTGTTTTCATAATGGGGACAAGTAAAAGTATAACTTACTGTTTTCCTGCAGCATCATTTCTTGCAAGCTTCTGCAGGACATCAATCTCTATCATTGCTGCATCACTGTATTTCTTTACAGAGCGAACAATTTTAATAGCCACCATCTCTTTGCTTTCTCGGTCCCAGCATTCCAGTACTTGACCAAAAGTACctataaacaaataaaaagatATCAAATATCACAGGAAGTTTTGCTGAGTCACTTGCATCATAAAAATAACATGATGCTTCAGAAACTATAACAATGGCAAATGTCTCTTGTACACGGGCACGCTTATTTAGTTAATCGGTGGCATGAGTGGGTGAGTTTTTGTTTGTTTGGGTTCTtcccctttttctttcttcttaatataataatacgcagctctcctgcgtgtccGAGAGAAAAAAATGGCACAGGTCCTTGAACTCACAATTAATAAACTAAAATTAAATAGTCTGCATTTTGCATGAGTACGTGATGGCAAAGAAATACTAACCTTCGCCCATTTTTCTGTATATCTTGTCTgcaaaaaaacataaaaaatgaTATATTAGAATGGTGCCATTCCCACAAGTGCAATAAGTTCAGAACATTTATAGGAATACAAAAACAGACAGCCAATcacaaagagaaaaaaaaaaggatctTATGTCGAGATGAAATATAACATTAACATCATTGGGGGCTATAAAATAAGTCAACATGGACGACATTGAAAACCTTGAACCACATAGATTAGAAAGCAAAATAAAACAAGAGCACCCAAGCAAGAAAATAATTTTTTAAAATGCCATTTGCTTAATGCAATAGTGTTCAAAAAAGGTTTCAAAAGGGTATGAAACTAAATAGATGTCCACTGAGGCATGATTGAAAAATAATGAAAAGGTTAAAATGGCGATATCcgttcaaaagaaaaaaaatgctaaCAGTACAAAGAAATCCACAGATTTTTAAATGAGTATAAGAAAAAGGGAATGCAACTCCCAGAAGGATGAACATCACATATCACAGAGAGATTACTCCAATAGTGATAGTCAAGTGTAATTACAGCGAGAGGTCAAATTCTCTCCAACAGCAAATACGTAATGGCCATCTTTGTCGTCTTCTCTCCAGGGAGGGGAAGCATTTCGAGCCACACCCTTCGGGAGCAGAGATGAACAAGTATGGTCGGAAGGATTTGCTGATGATAGCAGGCTGGCCACATCACCAACTTCTTGCCCACAAAATGTTCCTATCTGAGCCTACACACATCCATCCATCGTTTTTTCATGCAAGAGAAAATATAGACAAATACTTCCCAGTGTGATGGTCACAGAGATAATTAAGCCACATAAGAAAAAAGGAACACAGAGGTGAATAGAACAAGGAATAGTATCAGTTATCACAGACATAATACATGAGAGATTATAGATAAGAACTTGAAAGCATGTAGTTATAATTGAAGAGAACATATTGCACATTCTGCCCTTTATTCCATCCATACTTAAGCCCACGGGAGAAATTGAACTTGGTAAGCTACAAACTACTTGTATTAAGATGCAAACTTCAACAGAATACACACTATTCATAAATGCTAACAGGTGgttcttatttgataaataaaaTTCAGTTAGATCATAATCATGTAGATCAAGCATAATAACAATTGCAACAGAAGGCATGGCTGAATTATGTGAAACCACGTTCCCATTTCAGGTAGAAAGCATTTTTTATGCTACTAATCCAGTCCAAGATGTTTTTCCATGAATTAAAACATAACTTAAAAGGAGTGATTGCTGACATACAAAAAATCTAATATGTATTGAGCCTAAATTTGCCAGTATGTTAAAACAAACTATACGCAGCTCTAGGCGTGCTCTCGAAAAAAAGACTAAGCATGCATACTCTAGGTCAAATATAAACCTGGTCAGATTAAGCAGGCTAAAAAATTAGCAGCAGCATCAAGAACATTGGCATACTAATTTTGCAAGACCACTGTAAAAATTCTGTAGATCTGGGCTCTAATACAACACATAAACGACTAGATCTACAGGGTAATGACATAGCTAACGGAATAGGTGATAGTTGTATGCGGAATCGCCTCAACACATCGGAGAGCAGAGGAGTCGGTGAGGGGCGTTTACCTCGGCAGCCGGCGCCACGTCCCAGCCAAGCCTCGCCCGCTTGCGGGGACGGCCGGTGGCCAGATCGGCCGCGGCGGCAGCACACTCCGTCGCCATCGCTGTTGCTCTGCTTAGCGCGGAGGAATTGGGGAAACGTCAGGAATAGGTCGCGAAGGGAGGGGAAAACGCGCGAAGGGAACGGGGAAAGTGGAGGGGCGTCCGTCGTATGCGCGTCGCGGGGGGCGGGGGGATCAGGGATTGGTGCGAATCGGATGCGGACACGCAGTAGGCTGGTAGCGTACGCGTACGTCTCCTGTGGTTTGACCAAACCAAACGAAAGCACGCACTGCGCCAGGATTCGTGCTTATCTTTATTGTTTTTTTTAGTATTCCTCGGAAAAACAGGGCAAAAATACagccggcctgttcgctggttggtttctgggctggtttgggctggtttcatgtgagaggaaaacactgttggttggctgatttgggctggtcgaaaccaaccagcgaacagcgTGAGCATAGCAATCACGATCACCACTGCAATCAAATCTTACCACTGCAATCAAATCATGATTATGTAGTCTGTACAATACAGTTGTAGTCTGTACAACACAAGAAACTGCAGAATACACATGAAGGCTGTACAAGTATCATCAACTTGATGCAATTCCACAAAATACCAAAAACGAAGATGGTGTGAACGCAATCATTTATtttagtttttaaaaaaaatcaaaccatCCATACAAGGGACTGAAAAGGAAACAATTTTACGAGTACATGCAAGTTTGATCAGCCTCCTACGGTTGGACAAGGGAAGTATCAAAAGATGCTGTGAACCATGGCTGCGTTTAGTCCTTTCAATCCAAGCAGTAAAAATGTAAAATCCATGATTATTGTTAGACACATTCGTGTAAAGTAGCCGCAGCAAGGGGATTACTCGAGCATTCCTTAATAGAAACCAAGGACCATATGGAATTCATTTCATTATTGCAATCCAGTTTCAATGGAACTATGCCGCGGACAATGAAGTCACATGAATTTTTGTGTGCTAGACAAACACTCTAATGGCTCAAAAAGGGATCTCAGTATCAGCCATTCTGTCAAAACCTACAAGCAGCAGCCTGTCAGGATACACTTCGACATGACCAAATGCGCTGGTGCCAGGAGGACACTCCAAGGCAGCCTCCAGGGTGCGGTGGTGCACACCGTGTGAGTCCACAGAATGGCCACCCTTGTGGTCATGCCCAGCAAAGCAGGCCTTGACACAGCTGTACTGGTGAACAATAGCCATCACCTCATCGTAGTTCCACATGAGAGCTGCCGGGGAAGATGCCCCGGGATCCATTGGGAGATGGCTGCATACGATGACATTTTGATGGTGCGCCGATGCGTCCTGGAGGACACCATTGAGCCAGGACAGCTGCTCCTTGCCAACTGCGCCATTGAACTTCACGAACCGcctgtcaacgccgaccagaccaTCAGGGCTGTTCTTGTCAGTGTTTGGGTTCTTCTCATCCAGGAGCTTCATTGCAGCTGCAGTCACAGGATGATCATTGGGCCAGCCGAGGCAACTGAAGTCATAAGCATCCAGAACAACAATTCTGAACCCGGGGCATGGCGAGAAGTCATAATAAGCACGATCAGAATCTGTTGCGATCTTAAGCAGAGACACCAACTGGCTGCGTGGAAGGTTGTACAGGCAATGGTTGCCAATCATGTGATATGTTGGGCCATCAAACTTGTCGAATTCATCAAGGACCTTCTGCACCGCCCACAACGATTTGTCCTTCGGGCAGTAGCCATCAATGATGTCGCCAAAATTGATCGAGAACTTGATGTTGCCTTGTTCGTTCCACCTGTCGACAGCACTTTGGAGGACGCTAATGCTGTGGCGGTAGTATCGTGGGACGCCGAGGAACGAGCGGCCATCTGGGATATCAGCATACTGAACATCAGCTATGACACCAAAGGAAAACAAGGGTTCCTTTGTTGATGCACGGGCTACTACTCCATTAGCCACAGCCATCCTCAGAACTTAGCTTGAAGGACCTTCAGAATAAACCAGCAACTCAGTGTGAGAGGAGACGATCCCTGTGCTCGAACGGAATATCGAAACAAGATCTGTTCAGAACTGAGAAATTATTGACCTAtttgaaagaagaaaaaaaaattatgaaatgcgTGCGCACCTTAATTGGAAACCAAAAAGTTCAGTGGTGTCTACCGAGAATCAACTGAAATTAGCACGCTGAAGAGGAACAACTGAAATTAGCGCACTGAAGAGGAACAAATTGAACATTGACGAATGGATTGTGGATTAGTAGGCCACCACGTAGCAAACAAATTCGCAAATCACAACTAACTGAATGGAGAGAAGTACAGATTTAGACTCAGCTTAGGGCAAAACAAACTATTGGAAATGAGGAATTGATTCATATAAACAATGAAGCTGAGATTGTTTATATATACCAACAACAAAAGAAGGGGGCAGCCCACGTCCGAATCGATCTCCACTCCAACCCCACAGACTGACGGATTGGCTGGGTAAGGGCACAGGCGAGTAGGCGACGAGATGCGGCCGTCGCCAGGGGAGCCGGCGCGCGCGGGTGGGCTGCCTGGACTTCCGCGGATTCTCCGTCAATCCTTCCAGCGCCGCGCTCGCCGCCCCTCGGTCGTACAAAGTACAACCTCAAACTCCCGCCGCCTGTGACCCGTCGGTGGTATGGGTCTATAGGGGAGGAAGACAAGTCTGAAACTGCGAGGGCCTTTTTGTTAGACAAAGCTGCCTGCCCCCTTGAAATTCAAATAGACCctctattttatttttttgccgaaaaaaagaaaggaaacttAATTCAAGAGCGCTCCAATTCAAGTCCCTTTAGGCCTCGTTCGGCAGCACCTGATTGGTGCCGGACCAAGTTTTGATCCTGGACAAGATGGAGTGAATGGTGAATAATCATTTTTGCTCAGGATCAAAACATGATGAAAAAAAGGAGTGTTCAGTTGAGGCAAGAAAATAGGGGTAGCAGAGCTGTACTTGTAAGCAATGAACATCTAGAAACAACTTGACTGTAATTGACTCGCAAGTTACAAAAGATGATAATCTGAACATTATCATAATTTTTAGCGACTGCACGTATCTGAGTTGCATGTCAAGTAACCGTCCGCTCAAGTTAACACCACATCGAGGTCGCAACAATGTTATTAATGGTATATGAGTGACTGGGAGTTGGGGGCCACCAGGCAGTAAGTTTGCATCTGGTACTAGAACTCTAATAACACTACATCAGAAAATTCGACATATACATGAGTAGAGTCGATCTCTTCAAAAAAGAAGACTAGGGATTCCTACGAGCGTTTCTGTTCCATCATCAGAATTGCTCCACTCATAAACCACAACTAGTCATATCTCCACCAGAGTGGTCCTGCAAACAGGGCAACCAAAACACCAGTGGAACAAATCAGTTGAGGGGACAAAACAAGCAAAAGCTACCATGTGCTACGGTGCTGTAACGGGCTAGTTTTAGCGTGTCAATTACAGCAGCTTGTGTGACGTGCAATAAAAACACCATAAGCAGCTCCTAATTCAAGCACGTTCTTGAACCTAGAATGAGCTACAGCAAGTGTAGTAGCCCTGCTAATTGACTAAACCCACCTCATTCCAACCCCACtccaaatcaaatgaatttgtttTCTCAGCCCACCCATAGGTTGCTTTCATCCAATCCAACGTGCACAGTGGATTGCACCCATGGATTTTAACCAACAAATTAGCATCTAAGCAGGAATGGCATAGTGCACAAACAAGCATACCAGACTTGTCCCTCACACGGTCACACCGTGTTATGTTGGATGAACATAATTGATCAATTTCAGACTTGTCCCTCGCAAAAAGTTGCTGATGTGCTTATTAAACCAGGAGTTAACATTATTTTGATCATCCACAGGTGCAAATTAAACATGTACTGAAAATTCTTTTATATGCACTACAATCAGCAAGTATAAGCCCATGAGTTACTTAAATTATATGCACTGCAAGTATAATAAGCAAGCTATGAGCACTGCAGCCTGTTTTTTTAACTTCAACTAATTGAAAGCATGTAAAGAAACAACTACTTTGCTGCTACTGTAATCGGCCACTGAACTACTGCTACTGTCGGCACACAAGTAAAAGCACTGACAACATCCACTGAACTTAGCAAGCAAACAACAGAGCAACAAAGAAAATATTTCTTCTTTCAGTTTTGCAGTAACTAAAGGACTCTTGTAGTCAAATAGAATGAAAACATCAAGTTTTCAGCAATTAAGTAGACTGACATGTTAGACCATCGCACTTTTGAGCCAAACCAAAGTTGCTTCTCGATCTAGTTCACACCCACTTAGGAAGGCCTCTCTATTTTCTTTgctcttgatgaaaactgcaaataCTTTTGCCTTCTCTTCCTTTGTCAATTTCATTGTGCTCAGAACAGATATACACCTTTTGATAGAGAAGTCATTACCTTCAGCAACCTCCTTTTCTTTGGCTAGATCTGCAGACTCATCTTGTACTTGCTTAGTCCTCATGTCTAGGTATCTCCCCATCATTTCTTCAATCCTTTCACCCTTCTTAGgtctcttttcttccttttcatgTTTTTTGCTTGatatagtagtagtagttcttCGCTGCCTGCTTCTTTCAACAGCTACAacctcattttcttcatctcatgACAGAGAACCTCGCTGTCCATTTCTTTCAACAACTACAACCTCACTTGCTTCCTCTTGTATCTTAGTGATTGAATCATCTTCATCTAGTACCTCATGAACCTCAATGTTGTCCAAGTCATCTGCATCATGAATTTGTCGAAGTGGTGCTTTCTCTTGTGGTGGCTCAAGAGAAGTCAGATTGTAAGTACCTTCAGCCAAATGACCTACACGATAACAAGGAAATAGCTATAGATAGTGGTCTTTCCTCATGAAATTCAAGTATAAAGAGAACCAATATAGTTATGACCTAACTCTATAAAACTAGCATATTGTTGCTTAGTCATCAGAACTAGTAGACAAGTCAAGTGAATCATAGGATAATATAGATCAGCAAGATAGAAACAAACAAATACTAAAGTGAGAAGCAGAAAGAATATATTGATTGGCACTGTTTGCAACTATAGAAAGTGAACCTACCATCATAAAGCTCTCCTAAAACATCAAATAGTGGAAATCTTGCCTTACTGTTGCGGAACTTCCTAATTTTAGGAAATGTCTGCACATTCAAAGAGAACCATTGATCAAATATGAGGTTATCACTATGAGGATATCCATAGAATTACTTCAAGAAATCAACTTACAATTTCAAGGTTATCCCACATAGATGGTGATCCTTCAACCATATGCCTATCTTCATTCCAGGTGGCCCCACTCTGCCTCCTTGCCTCTTTAAGCATCCTATAGTCTTTCTTTAGCTGTACTTCTTTGTCTTGAATCTAACTCTTTGTGTAGTTGACATACTTGTTCCTCAGATGGAACTCCTTCACCATTTTATTCCACCCTTCAGGGGTCCATCCATTATCACCTCTGTAGCCACTATCTTTATACTCATGGAGAATGTCTACCACGGACTTCTCAAGGGCCGGATTCTAGTCCGCTCTTTGCTTTACTACTACATAAACCATGGTCAGACATTAGGTTACCAAAAATCAGCAAATACAAATAACAGTAAAGAAATACCAGTTTACAGGTTAAAGGTTTACTAAAACTACTATAATAGCACATGGTGGAATAAATTGTATAGAAGAGAATTACTTCAAGAAAGTTCTTTTTAGTAGCAAACAGCTGCaaagaaataacaacaataatagcaAAGAAATAATAGCAATAATAGCAGAGAATTAAACACCATACCTCTCGACGAACCTCCCGTCTTCTTTGCCTTACTGCATTTAGGAGAAGCCTTCTTTTTAATACCACTTGTTATACCCAAGAACCGGTGCAACTTTGGTGACGCCCTTGCAATCATATTGAGCTTCGGGGAGCCTTTTCCAACCATCGCTGTCAAATATGAGTATATGACACAAGCCTATTCACTTATTACAAGCTTATTCAATTATTACAAGCCAAGTTTATTACAAGCTTATTCATGACAAAAGCTTATTACAACCTATTCAAAGACTAATTTAAAGACTAAAAAGAAGTCTCTGCTTAATTATAATCCATGCTTATTACAAGCTTATTAACTTATTACAACCTATTCAAAGACTAATTTAAATGTTGCTGGTACTGAACCCACATTTCTTGGGCGATGGTGTCTCTTAAAGCGTTGCCTTGTACTGAACCCACATTTAGGTCATTCATTTGATCACCACTTGGTACAGCAACAAAGTTTCTTGGAGAGATATTATCCGGCTGATGATCTAACCATTCCTCATCTCCATGAAGTAATCGGATCAGATTATGGAAGATGGAAGCAGCTATAGGTATCTTTACTTGATTTTCCAACATGTGGAATGTGGCAACTTTCAGAATGGGGAAGCGCTTCTTAAGCACCCCAAAGCCCTTTCCACATGGTTCCTCAGTAGTGTGTGGCGGTGGTTAAAGAGCTCCTTTAGGTTATGCGGCCTTCAATGTCTAGCCCcaaattctttcaaatggtattgaACTCCTCGATATGGAGCaagaaaagatggagtatttgcaTACCCTCCATCAACTAGATAGAATTTGCCTAGAGGTACTTGGAAGCCCTTGCTCATAGCTGATCATAGCACTCTGGAATCTATAGCCGATCCCTCCCATCCACTAGAAATGAAAGTGAAGTTGAGATCGAAATCACATGCCACCATCACATTAATGCTTAGTGTGCCCTTCCTATTTCTAAAAGGAGAAGCTTTCTCAGAGGCTATGGAAATAGGAATATGAGTTCCATCAATGGCACCTAGACAATTCTTGAAAAATGGATAGAATCTAGGATTGTCTTGGATTTTTTATGCACTTGATTAGGATCAGGAGCTTGAAGGTAACGGCGAGAGAGTGCGGGAATGACCACCTTGAAGAAGTGGTTGATGTGATGATGGAAGGTGTCATTGCTATGCCCAAAGAACACTTGGAGATCCTCATACGAGGCATTGTGACTTAACATGTATAGGAAGAAACCCAACTTCTCCTCCACAGTTATCCTagtatcaacaacaagccttttgCTTCCAAGATAATTTGCCAATTCTCTAAAGATGCGTGGTTCCATCCTAAATGCAACTTGACAGTTCTTGACATGTTCCTTGAGGAGTCTTCGAACTTTAACCTCGCCTGTTTCTTCCAAAGTATGACATTTCTTCTTTTCCCCTCCTCTAGCAGAACTCATAAGATATAAGGTGGGGAAAATAAATAGCATCAtgtcatcgtcttcttcctccctcctcttTCTAATATGATCTCATAGTGAGAGACGCATT
Above is a genomic segment from Miscanthus floridulus cultivar M001 chromosome 3, ASM1932011v1, whole genome shotgun sequence containing:
- the LOC136541730 gene encoding serine/threonine-protein kinase AFC2-like, producing MATECAAAAADLATGRPRKRARLGWDVAPAAEAQIGTFCGQEVGDVASLLSSANPSDHTCSSLLPKGVARNASPPWREDDKDGHYVFAVGENLTSRYKIYRKMGEGTFGQVLECWDRESKEMVAIKIVRSVKKYSDAAMIEIDVLQKLARNDAAGKHCVQIRNWFDYRSHICIVCEKLGPSLYDFLQKTGFRPFPIDLVRQIGEQLLESVAFMHRLQLIHTDLKPENILLVSSDYVKLPDPKGGSFSRKLPKSNAIKLIDFGSAAYHHQDRSYIVSTRHYRAPEVILGHGWSYPCDIWSVGCILVELCSGETLFQTHENLEHLAMMERVLGPLPRQMLERADQHAEKYVRRGRLNWPEGATTKESVRAVLKLPRLQNLVMHHVDHSAGDLIDLLKRLLAYEPSARLTAQEALSHVFFTRHGKNHS
- the LOC136545856 gene encoding manganese-dependent ADP-ribose/CDP-alcohol diphosphatase, with the protein product MAVANGVVARASTKEPLFSFGVIADVQYADIPDGRSFLGVPRYYRHSISVLQSAVDRWNEQGNIKFSINFGDIIDGYCPKDKSLWAVQKVLDEFDKFDGPTYHMIGNHCLYNLPRSQLVSLLKIATDSDRAYYDFSPCPGFRIVVLDAYDFSCLGWPNDHPVTAAAMKLLDEKNPNTDKNSPDGLVGVDRRFVKFNGAVGKEQLSWLNGVLQDASAHHQNVIVCSHLPMDPGASSPAALMWNYDEVMAIVHQYSCVKACFAGHDHKGGHSVDSHGVHHRTLEAALECPPGTSAFGHVEVYPDRLLLVGFDRMADTEIPF